The Streptomyces sp. HUAS MG91 sequence TCCTTCGCCGACTCGCCCAGCGGGGCCTGCGGGGTGCGGAAACCGCCCTCGCTGGGCACGGCGTAGATCAGCTCACCGTTGGTGTTGCGGATCTTGACCGCGCCCAGCTCGTCGAGGTCGCGGGAGAGCGTGGCCTGGGTGACGCTCAGCCCGTCGTCGGACAGCAGCTTCGCCAGCTGGCTCTGCGAGCGCACCGGCTGCCGGTTGAGGATGTCCACGATCCGGCGGTGGCGCGCGGTGCGCGTCTGCGGCACGGCGGGGCCGTGCGTGCCGTTGGCCCCGCGCTCGGCGCCGGACGTCGTCTCCACGGGGTCCGCTTGGCTGCTCATCGTCGTCGTCCCATCCTCAGGATCGTTCTTCCCCGTCGGCCGCTGCGGCGTCCAGGACCGAGGGCAGCGCCGCGAGGAACGCGTCCGCCTCGGCGTCGGTCAGGTTCAGCGGGGGCATCAGCCGGACGACGTCGGGTGCGGGCGCGTTCACCAGGAAGCCCGCGTCCTGGGCCGCCTGCTGCACCTGGGGTGCGCGCGGCCCGGTGAGCACGATACCCAGCAGGAGCCCGGCTCCCCTGACACGACCGACCAGCGGGTGTCCCAGCGATTCGATTCCGGCCGTCAGGCGCTCGCCGACCCGCTTGGTGTTGTCCAGCAGGCCGTCGGCGGCGACGGTGTCCAGCACCGCGAGTCCGGCGGCGCACACCACCGGGTTGCCGCCGAACGTCGTGCCGTGCTGCCCGGGGTTGAGCAGCTTCGCCGTCTCGCCGAACGCCACGGTCACACCGAGCGGCAGTCCGCCGCCGATGCCCTTGGCGAGGGTGACGACGTCCGGTTCGACGCCCTCCTCCGCCTGGTGTGCGAACCAGTGGCCGGTGCGGCCGATGCCGGTCTGCACCTCGTCGAGGACGAGCAGGGTGCCGGTGGCGCGGGTGATCTCGCGGGCCGCCTTCAGATAGCCGGCGGGCGGCACGACCACGCCGTTCTCACCCTGGATGGGCTCGATGATGACGAAGGCGGTGTCCTCGGTGACGGCGGCGCGGAGCGCGTCCACATCGCCGTACGGGACGTGCGTGACGTCGCCCGGGAGCGGGGTGAAGCCGTCCTGCTTGCCGGGCTGGCCGGTCAGGGCGAGGGAGCCCATCGTGCGGCCGTGGAAGCCGCCGGTGGTGGCGACCATGTGGCGCCGCCCGGTGAGCCGGCCGATCTTGAAGGCGGCCTCGTTGGCCTCGGCGCCCGAGTTGCAGAAGAAGACCGAGCCGTCGCGGCCGAACAGCTGGAGCAGCCGCTCGGCGAGGGCGACCGGCGGTTCGGCGATGAACAGGTTCGAGACGTGGCCGAGCGAGCCGAGCTGCCGGGTGACCGCCTCGACGATCGCCGGGTGGGCGTGGCCGAGGGCGTTGACCGCGATGCCGCCGACGAAGTCGGTGTACTCCTTGCCGTCGGCGTCCCACAGCGTGGCGCCGGCGCCCTTGACGAGGGGCAGCCGCGGGGTGCCGTAGTTGTTCATGAGCGCGCCCTGCCAGCGCGAGGTCAGCTCCGCGTTCGTGGTGTGGTCGCTCATGACGTGGTCTCCCCCTCCGCATCGGGCACGACCATCGTGCCGATGCCTTCGTCCGTGAAGATCTCCAGCAGGATCGAGTGCTGGACGCGGCCGTCGATGACGCGGGCGGTGTGCACGCCGTTGCGCACGGCGTGCAGGCAGCCCTCCATCTTCGGGACCATGCCGCTCGCCAGGTCGGGGAGCAGCTTCTCGAGTTCGGCGGCGGTGAGCCGGCTGATGACCTCGTCGCTGTGGGGCCAGTCCTCGTAGAGGCCCTCGACGTCGGTCAGCACCATCAGCGTCTCGGCGTCCAGCGCAGCAGCGAGTGCCGCAGCCGCCGTATCAGCATTGACGTTGTAGACATGGTGATCGTCCTGGGAGCGGGCGATCGAGGAGACGACCGGGATCCGGCCGTCGGCGAGCAGGGCCTCGATGGCGCCGGTGTCGATCTCGGTGATCTCGCCGACCCGGCCGATGTCGACCAGCTCGCCCTCGATGCGGGGCTGGTGCTTGGTGGCGGTGATGGTGTGGGCGTCCTCGCCGGTGATGCCGACGGCGAGCGGGCCGTGCTGGTTGAGCAGACCGACGAGTTCGCGCTGGACCTGCCCGGCGAGCACCATCCGTACGACGTCCATGGCGTCCTCGGTGGTGACGCGCAGGCCCGCCTTGAACTCGCTGACGATGCCGTGCCTGTCGAGCGCCTTGCTGATCTGCGGGCCGCCGCCGTGCACGACGACGGGCTTGAGCCCCGCGTGGTGCAGGAAGACGACGTCCTGGGCGAAGGCGGCCTTCAGCTCCTCGTCGACCATGGCGTTGCCGCCGAACTTGATGACGACGGTCTTGCCGTGGTGGCGGGTCAGCCAGGGCAGCGCCTCGATGAGGGTCTGTGCCTTGGGGAGCGCGGTGTGCTTGCGCGCGGTGGGCTGTGTCTCCTTCGTCCCGCTCATGAGGAGTACGCGCTGTTCTCGTGGACGTAGTCGGCGGTCAGGTCGTTCGTCCAGATCGTCGCCGTCTCGCTGCCGGCGGCGAGGTCGGCGGTGACGACGACCTCGCGGTAGCGCATGTCGACCTGGTCGCGGTCCTCGCCGACGCCGCCGTTCTTGCAGACCCAGACGCCGTTGATGGCGACGTTCAGCCGGTCGGGCTCGAAGGCGGCCCGTGTCGTGCCGATCGCGGACAGCACCCGGCCCCAGTTGGGGTCCTCGCCGTGGATGGCGCACTTGAGGAGGTTGTTGCGGGCGATGGAGCGGCCCACCTCGACGGCGTCGTCCTCGGTCGCGGCGTTGATCACCTCGACCTTGATGTCCTTGCTGGCGCCCTCGGCGTCGCCGATGAGCTGGCGGCCGAGGTCGTCGCAGACGGCGCGCACGGCCTCGGCGAACTCGGCGTACTCCGGGGCGACTTCGGACGCTCCGGAGGCGAGCAGCAGCACGGTATCGTTGGTGGACATGCAGCCGTCGGAGTCGACCCGGTCGAAGGTGAGGCGGGTGGCGTCGCGCAGCGCCTTGTCCAGGACGCCGCTGTCGAGGTCGGCGTCGGTGGTGAGGACGACGAGCATGGTGGCGAGGCCGGGGGCGAGCATGCCCGCGCCCTTCGCCATGCCGCCCACGGTCCAGCCGTCGCCCTGGTGCACCGCGGTCTTGTGCACGGTGTCGGTGGTCTTGATGGCGATGGCGGCCTTCTCGCCGCCGTGCTCCGAGAGCTGTCCGGCGGCGGTCTCGACGCCCGGGAGCAGCTTGTCCATGGGGAGCAGGACGCCGATGAGGCCGGTGGAGGCGACGGCGACCTCGCCCGCGTTCAGGTCGAGGACGTCAGCGACCTTCTCGGCGGTGGCGTGGGTGTCCTGGAAGCCCTTGGGTCCCGTACAGGCGTTGGCGCCACCGGAGTTGAGGACCACGGCGGAGACGAGCCCGCCCTTGAGGACCTGCTCGGACCACAGCACCGGGGCGGCCTTGACGCGGTTGGAGGTGAACACACCCGCGGCCGCCAGACGCGGGCCGCGGTTGACCACGAGGGCCAGGTCCGGGTTCCCGCTCTCCTTGATCCCGGCGGTGATGCCCGCCGCCTGGAATCCCTTGGCTGCCGTCACACTCACGGCGCGACTCCGATCGTCGAGAGCCCCGTGGTCTCGTCGAGACCCAGGGCGATGTTCATGGACTGGATGGCGCCGCCCGCGGTGCCCTTGGTCAGGTTGTCGATCGCGCTGATGACGATGACCCGGCCCGTGGCCTCGTCGTGGGCGACCTGGATCTGCACGGCGTTCGACCCGTACACGGCCGCCGTCTGCGGCCACTGCCCCTCGGGCAGCAGGTGCACGAACGGTTCGTCGGCGTACGCCTTCTCGTAGGCGGCGCGGACGGTCTCGGCGCTGACGCCCGGGACGGTCCTGGCGCTGCACGTGGCGAGGATGCCGCGCGGCATGGGCGCGAGGGTCGGCGTGAACGACACGGCGACCCGCTCACCGGCCGCCGCGCTGAGGTTCTGGATCATCTCGGGGGTGTGCCGGTGGCCGCCGCCGACGCCGTACGGCGACATGTTCCCCATGACCTCGCTGCCGAGGAGATGGGGCTTGGCAGCCTTGCCGGCGCCGGAGGTGCCGGACGCGGCGACGATCACGGCCTCGTGCTCGACGAGCCCCGCCGCGTACGCGGGGACGAGCGCGAGGGAGACGGCCGTCGGGTAGCAACCGGGCACCGCGATGCGCTTGGACCCCTCCAGCGCGGCGCGGCCACCCGGCAGTTCGGGAAGGCCGTAGGGCCAGGTGCCCGCGTGCGGGCTGCCGTAGAACGCCTCCCAGTCGGCGGCGTCCTTCAGCCGGAAGTCGGCGCCCATGTCGACCACGAGCACGTCCGGGCCGAGCTGCTCGGCGACGGCGGCGGACTGGCCGTGCGGCAGCGCCAGGAAGACGACGTCGTGGCCGGCGAGCACGTCGGCGGTGGTCTCCTGGAGCACGCGGTCGGCGAGCGGGAAGAGATGGGGCTGGAGGGCACCGAGGCGCTGTCCCGCGTTCGAGTTGCCCGTCAGGGCGCCGATCTCGACCTCGGGGTGGGCGAGGAGCAGGCGCAGCACTTCGCCGCCCGCGTATCCACTCGCCCCTGCCACTGCTGCGCGTACCGCCATGGAACCCTCCTCCTAGATGGCATGACTATACGTCGCGCTGCACGTTTATGCAATCGACCTTTGGAGGCGCCCCACCGGGCGCGCAGAGCACGGGTTCCGGACCTCCGGCCGGTCACTCCGCCGCGTCGGAGCCCTTGGGATGACTGGCCTGGAAGCGTGCCTTCTTCTGGCGGTTCCCGCAGGTGTTCATGTCGCACCACCTGCGGGTGCGGCTCCGGCTGGTGTCGAAGAAGGCGGCGCGGCAGGTCGGCGAGGCGCACAGGGCCAGCTTCCCGTCGCGCTCGCCGGCGACGACCGCGACCGCGTCGGCGGCGATCACACCGAGGGCGTCCTCCACGGGAGCGTCCGGGCCGAGCCGCCAGCGCCGCTTGCCGCCGTCGGTGAGGATCGCCGCGGCCCGGCCCCGGGCACTGTGGTCGTTGATGATCCGGACGGCCGGCGCGGGGAGGGCTTCCCCGGTCGCGGCCGCGGTCGCGACGGCGTGGATCGACTCCCGGAGTTCGCGGGCGAGGTCGAGCTGGTCCGCGGTGCAGGAGTCCACGACGAGGCCGCTCACCGCCAGCCAGTCGACGAGCCGCCGCGGTACGGGGATGCGCTCCACTGAATCGCCGAAACGCTCCGACAGGGTTCCCGTGAAGCTGGTCGCCAGGACGGGGCCGAGACGGAAGTCGGGGAAGGCGTCACGCATGGAACCAGCTTAGCCGGTTACGGCCGGGATCGGGGGTTGCGTGAACCAGCAATGCCGGTTCACGATAGGTCGTGTCCGGTTCCCCGACGGCCAGGAGATCCCATGCCTCGCCCCGCCAGTGACGTACAAGCCTTTGAAGCCCGTGCGAGCGACGCCGACCTGGAGGATCTGCGCGCCCGCCTGGCCGCGGCGCGGCTGCCGGAGGCCGAGACGGTCCTCGGTGCCGCACCCGGTCCGCGCCGCTGGGCGCAGGGGGTTCCGCTCGCCGACCTCGTCGAGGTCGTGGAGTACTGGCGCACCGGGTACGACTGGCGCGCGTTCGAGGCGCGGCTCGACCGGATCGGCCAGTTCCGCACGACCGTCGACGGCCTGGGGATCCACTTCCTGCACCGCCGGTCGGCGCGCGCGGACGCCACACCCCTGCTCCTGACGCACGGCTGGCCGGACAGCGTCGCCCGGTTCGCCGACGTGGTGGAGGAGCTGGCGGACCCGGAGGACGCCGGCGCACCGGCGTTCCACGTCGTGGTCCCTTCGCTGCCCGGTTTCGGTCACAGCGACAAGCCGGCCACCACCGGCTGGGGCACCGAGAGGATCGCGGCCGCGTGGGTGGAGCTGATGGGCCGCCTCGGCCACGACAGGTTCGCGGCCCACGGCGGCGACTGGGGCGGCAACATCACCACGGTGCTCGCCGGCCGGTTCCCCGAGCACGTGCTCGGCATCCACACCACGTTCGCGGAGGGCCCGCCCGGGCTGTCGACGGACGGGCTGACGGAGGCCGAGCGCCGGTGGGCCGGGGAGACCCGCGACTTCTGGCGGCACCGCGCGGCGTACGCGAAGCAGCAGGCGACGCGGCCGCAGACCATCGGCTACTCGCTCGTCGACTCACCGGTCGGGCTGCTCGCCTGGATCCTCGACAAGTTCGCCGAGTGGTCGGACACCGAGGACAGCCCGTTCGAGCGGATCTCCCGGGACAGGATCCTCGACGACGTCACCCTGTACTGGCTGACGCGGACCGGCGCCTCGGCGGCCCGCATCTACTACGAGAGCCACAACGCGCTCGACCCCGGCCTGCGGGTCGACGTCCCGGCGGCGCTCACCATGTATCCCCGCGACGTCGAGAAGTGCCCGCGCCCCTGGGCGGAGCAGCGGTACCGGCGGATCGTCCGGTGGAAGGAGCCCGAAGCGGGCGGACACTTCCCGTCGCTGGAGGTTCCGGAGTA is a genomic window containing:
- a CDS encoding arginine repressor; translation: MSSQADPVETTSGAERGANGTHGPAVPQTRTARHRRIVDILNRQPVRSQSQLAKLLSDDGLSVTQATLSRDLDELGAVKIRNTNGELIYAVPSEGGFRTPQAPLGESAKEERMRRLAGELLISAEASANLVVLRTPPGAAQFLASAIDQAELHVILGTIAGDDTLLLISRDPAGGQALAEHLLRLAQNDH
- a CDS encoding acetylornithine transaminase; translation: MSDHTTNAELTSRWQGALMNNYGTPRLPLVKGAGATLWDADGKEYTDFVGGIAVNALGHAHPAIVEAVTRQLGSLGHVSNLFIAEPPVALAERLLQLFGRDGSVFFCNSGAEANEAAFKIGRLTGRRHMVATTGGFHGRTMGSLALTGQPGKQDGFTPLPGDVTHVPYGDVDALRAAVTEDTAFVIIEPIQGENGVVVPPAGYLKAAREITRATGTLLVLDEVQTGIGRTGHWFAHQAEEGVEPDVVTLAKGIGGGLPLGVTVAFGETAKLLNPGQHGTTFGGNPVVCAAGLAVLDTVAADGLLDNTKRVGERLTAGIESLGHPLVGRVRGAGLLLGIVLTGPRAPQVQQAAQDAGFLVNAPAPDVVRLMPPLNLTDAEADAFLAALPSVLDAAAADGEERS
- the argB gene encoding acetylglutamate kinase translates to MSGTKETQPTARKHTALPKAQTLIEALPWLTRHHGKTVVIKFGGNAMVDEELKAAFAQDVVFLHHAGLKPVVVHGGGPQISKALDRHGIVSEFKAGLRVTTEDAMDVVRMVLAGQVQRELVGLLNQHGPLAVGITGEDAHTITATKHQPRIEGELVDIGRVGEITEIDTGAIEALLADGRIPVVSSIARSQDDHHVYNVNADTAAAALAAALDAETLMVLTDVEGLYEDWPHSDEVISRLTAAELEKLLPDLASGMVPKMEGCLHAVRNGVHTARVIDGRVQHSILLEIFTDEGIGTMVVPDAEGETTS
- the argJ gene encoding bifunctional glutamate N-acetyltransferase/amino-acid acetyltransferase ArgJ, with product MSVTAAKGFQAAGITAGIKESGNPDLALVVNRGPRLAAAGVFTSNRVKAAPVLWSEQVLKGGLVSAVVLNSGGANACTGPKGFQDTHATAEKVADVLDLNAGEVAVASTGLIGVLLPMDKLLPGVETAAGQLSEHGGEKAAIAIKTTDTVHKTAVHQGDGWTVGGMAKGAGMLAPGLATMLVVLTTDADLDSGVLDKALRDATRLTFDRVDSDGCMSTNDTVLLLASGASEVAPEYAEFAEAVRAVCDDLGRQLIGDAEGASKDIKVEVINAATEDDAVEVGRSIARNNLLKCAIHGEDPNWGRVLSAIGTTRAAFEPDRLNVAINGVWVCKNGGVGEDRDQVDMRYREVVVTADLAAGSETATIWTNDLTADYVHENSAYSS
- the argC gene encoding N-acetyl-gamma-glutamyl-phosphate reductase, yielding MAVRAAVAGASGYAGGEVLRLLLAHPEVEIGALTGNSNAGQRLGALQPHLFPLADRVLQETTADVLAGHDVVFLALPHGQSAAVAEQLGPDVLVVDMGADFRLKDAADWEAFYGSPHAGTWPYGLPELPGGRAALEGSKRIAVPGCYPTAVSLALVPAYAAGLVEHEAVIVAASGTSGAGKAAKPHLLGSEVMGNMSPYGVGGGHRHTPEMIQNLSAAAGERVAVSFTPTLAPMPRGILATCSARTVPGVSAETVRAAYEKAYADEPFVHLLPEGQWPQTAAVYGSNAVQIQVAHDEATGRVIVISAIDNLTKGTAGGAIQSMNIALGLDETTGLSTIGVAP
- a CDS encoding CGNR zinc finger domain-containing protein, yielding MRDAFPDFRLGPVLATSFTGTLSERFGDSVERIPVPRRLVDWLAVSGLVVDSCTADQLDLARELRESIHAVATAAATGEALPAPAVRIINDHSARGRAAAILTDGGKRRWRLGPDAPVEDALGVIAADAVAVVAGERDGKLALCASPTCRAAFFDTSRSRTRRWCDMNTCGNRQKKARFQASHPKGSDAAE
- a CDS encoding epoxide hydrolase is translated as MPRPASDVQAFEARASDADLEDLRARLAAARLPEAETVLGAAPGPRRWAQGVPLADLVEVVEYWRTGYDWRAFEARLDRIGQFRTTVDGLGIHFLHRRSARADATPLLLTHGWPDSVARFADVVEELADPEDAGAPAFHVVVPSLPGFGHSDKPATTGWGTERIAAAWVELMGRLGHDRFAAHGGDWGGNITTVLAGRFPEHVLGIHTTFAEGPPGLSTDGLTEAERRWAGETRDFWRHRAAYAKQQATRPQTIGYSLVDSPVGLLAWILDKFAEWSDTEDSPFERISRDRILDDVTLYWLTRTGASAARIYYESHNALDPGLRVDVPAALTMYPRDVEKCPRPWAEQRYRRIVRWKEPEAGGHFPSLEVPEYFVEDLREGLAAVLAAQG